The following are from one region of the [Limnothrix rosea] IAM M-220 genome:
- a CDS encoding transcriptional regulator → MNATQTKIIEMLESLPEEALDEVKVFLDFVSWRYQRSVRNPQALSRGEAMVAAMVGKGTSGLTTDEIMQMTRGEE, encoded by the coding sequence ATGAACGCAACCCAAACGAAGATTATCGAGATGCTGGAGAGTTTACCGGAAGAGGCTTTAGATGAGGTTAAAGTTTTTCTCGATTTTGTCAGTTGGCGATATCAACGATCTGTTAGAAATCCTCAAGCTTTGAGTAGAGGGGAGGCAATGGTCGCGGCAATGGTGGGGAAGGGAACCAGTGGTTTAACAACAGATGAGATTATGCAGATGACCAGAGGTGAAGAATGA
- a CDS encoding helicase-related protein, whose translation MSAIYDNCDFPLLPELKHYLREGYRSDFCVGYFNLRGWSALADEIEQFASGKNRNCRLLIGMQRPPKDELKRIRNIANKKLGMDQGASKRLQKLMAQEFREQLTYGVPTAKDEATLKRLQTQLKENKLEVKLFCRHLLHAKLYLIYREDRATPRVGYVGSSNLTFSGLGGQGELNVEVTDKDDTHKLSEWFEQRWQDRFALDISNDLIEVIDESWAGRQLKPFYIYLKMAYHLSQEARDGLSRYQAPKNFGLLEFQEQAVRVAMQHIDRRNGVIIGDVVGLGKTLVGTAIAHVCEEEYGTSTLIICPKNLESMWQGYVERYGLRGKVVPISQVEKVLPEVPARFRLVLIDESHNLRNRAGKRYQAIKEYMEQSGARCIMLTATPYNKGYLDLSAQLRLFLREDADLGIKPEAYIRGLGGEMKFRRRHQAPVRSLMAFEHSDEPEDWQQLMSRYMVRRTRGFVKNTYAKQDERGSYLEFPNGSKFYFPTRRPCTVKFNTTGDVDPYSRLYGDRVVDMINGLCLPRYGLGNYVIQPSNRKKKSPTKAPGQMILATGFEHLDVTEAEQKILANLSHAGQRLMGFCRTNLFKRLESSGAAFIQSIERHILRNYVYLWAIANDLPIPIGTQDAALLDGTTDEDQDSLLVQDWESDEAIDEDQLSPSEEFKQRAAAIYELYQKKYPRRFKWIRPDLFQPELAEDLERDAQCLIKILKIAGGWDAAQDSKLTALIELLTETHPEEKVLIFTQFADTARYLAQALETEGIDQIGLATGGTKDPTELARRFSPKSNGKTIPTEEQLRILVATDVLSEGQNLQDARIILNYDLPWAIIRLIQRAGRVDRIGQEADEIFCYSFLPAEGVEQLINLRGRLRDRLKENQEVVGTDEAFFEDEEERAMLLNLYHEKSGVLDDDDDEGEVDLTSEALQIWQTAIDANPTLKRAIAELPDVVFSTRHHEPTALDPEGILLYLRTAEGTDALAWIDKHGNSVTQSQMRILRTARCSIDTPAQDRHPKHHDLVQRASRLITEQTQKVAGTLGSKRGARARVYERLMGYCQELKETTPLLTQGEEWEKLEQTVELIHTYPLKQNAIAALNREMRAGISNEDLAQKVTYLMEHDALCVVTADGTFEGARVICSLGLFQS comes from the coding sequence ATGTCGGCGATTTACGATAACTGCGATTTTCCACTACTCCCAGAACTTAAGCATTATCTGAGGGAAGGCTACCGTTCAGACTTTTGTGTAGGCTATTTCAATTTACGGGGTTGGTCTGCATTGGCAGATGAAATTGAGCAGTTTGCATCAGGCAAAAACAGAAATTGTCGTTTGTTGATCGGCATGCAGAGACCCCCTAAAGATGAATTAAAACGCATCAGGAATATCGCCAACAAAAAGCTAGGAATGGATCAAGGGGCATCGAAGCGCTTGCAAAAGTTAATGGCTCAAGAGTTTCGGGAGCAACTAACCTATGGAGTGCCCACCGCCAAGGATGAAGCAACCCTGAAGCGCTTACAAACTCAGCTCAAGGAAAACAAGCTAGAAGTTAAATTGTTCTGTCGCCATCTACTCCATGCCAAACTTTATTTGATTTATCGAGAAGATCGCGCCACACCACGGGTGGGTTATGTCGGTAGTAGTAATCTCACGTTTTCAGGTTTGGGTGGTCAGGGAGAACTTAATGTCGAAGTTACGGATAAAGATGACACCCACAAGCTATCGGAGTGGTTTGAGCAACGTTGGCAAGATAGGTTTGCCCTTGATATTTCCAATGATTTAATTGAGGTCATTGATGAAAGTTGGGCGGGTCGTCAGCTCAAACCGTTTTATATTTATCTCAAAATGGCTTATCACCTATCACAGGAAGCAAGAGATGGGTTAAGTCGGTATCAAGCCCCGAAAAATTTTGGCTTATTGGAGTTTCAGGAGCAGGCTGTACGGGTAGCGATGCAGCATATCGATAGGCGCAATGGGGTGATTATTGGTGATGTGGTGGGCTTAGGGAAAACGCTGGTAGGAACGGCGATCGCCCATGTTTGTGAAGAGGAATATGGCACAAGTACCCTGATTATTTGCCCGAAGAATTTGGAATCGATGTGGCAGGGCTATGTGGAGCGGTACGGATTGCGCGGAAAAGTTGTGCCGATTAGTCAAGTGGAAAAAGTATTACCGGAAGTCCCTGCTCGATTTCGGTTGGTACTCATCGATGAAAGTCATAATCTCCGGAACCGTGCAGGTAAACGCTATCAGGCGATTAAGGAATATATGGAGCAGAGCGGGGCAAGGTGCATCATGCTCACGGCAACGCCCTACAATAAAGGCTATTTAGATTTATCAGCGCAGTTACGGTTATTCCTGCGGGAAGATGCGGATCTAGGGATTAAACCGGAAGCCTATATCCGTGGACTGGGTGGGGAGATGAAGTTTCGGCGGCGACATCAAGCTCCAGTACGATCACTCATGGCATTTGAACATAGTGATGAGCCGGAAGATTGGCAGCAGTTAATGAGTCGCTATATGGTGCGGCGTACCCGTGGCTTTGTTAAAAATACCTATGCGAAACAGGATGAGCGGGGTTCCTATCTGGAGTTTCCTAATGGCAGCAAATTTTACTTTCCCACCCGTCGTCCCTGCACAGTGAAATTTAATACGACAGGTGATGTTGATCCCTATTCGCGGCTATATGGCGATCGCGTGGTGGATATGATCAACGGTCTTTGTTTACCTCGGTATGGTCTGGGGAACTATGTCATTCAGCCATCAAACAGGAAGAAAAAATCCCCTACTAAAGCCCCCGGTCAGATGATTTTGGCGACGGGGTTTGAGCATTTGGATGTGACGGAAGCAGAACAGAAAATTTTGGCGAATCTCTCCCATGCAGGGCAGCGGCTAATGGGATTTTGCCGAACAAATTTGTTTAAGCGCCTTGAAAGTAGTGGAGCAGCATTTATTCAATCTATTGAACGTCACATCCTACGGAACTATGTCTATTTGTGGGCGATCGCCAATGATTTACCCATTCCCATTGGAACGCAGGATGCCGCTCTACTGGATGGAACGACCGATGAAGATCAAGACTCTCTATTAGTTCAAGATTGGGAAAGCGATGAGGCCATAGATGAAGATCAACTGTCTCCCAGTGAAGAGTTTAAACAACGGGCAGCGGCAATCTATGAGCTATATCAGAAGAAATATCCTCGTCGATTTAAGTGGATTCGCCCTGACTTATTCCAACCGGAACTGGCTGAAGACTTAGAGCGGGATGCTCAATGTCTGATCAAAATCCTCAAAATCGCTGGGGGCTGGGATGCGGCACAGGATAGTAAGTTAACTGCTCTGATTGAATTACTGACTGAAACTCATCCAGAGGAGAAGGTTCTCATCTTTACCCAATTTGCGGATACCGCCCGTTATCTGGCTCAGGCATTGGAAACCGAAGGTATCGATCAGATCGGTCTGGCAACGGGGGGAACGAAAGACCCAACGGAGTTAGCGCGGCGGTTTAGTCCGAAGAGTAATGGTAAGACTATTCCAACCGAGGAACAGCTACGGATTCTGGTTGCAACAGATGTTCTCAGTGAGGGTCAAAACCTACAGGATGCGCGGATTATCCTAAACTACGATCTACCCTGGGCGATTATCCGGTTAATCCAGCGGGCAGGTCGGGTAGATCGAATTGGGCAGGAGGCGGATGAGATTTTTTGTTATTCGTTTTTGCCAGCGGAAGGGGTGGAACAGCTCATTAATCTGCGGGGGCGGTTACGCGATCGCCTCAAAGAAAACCAAGAAGTAGTAGGAACTGATGAGGCATTTTTCGAGGATGAGGAAGAACGGGCAATGCTGCTCAATCTCTACCATGAAAAGTCTGGTGTCCTCGATGATGATGACGATGAAGGGGAAGTGGATTTAACCTCGGAAGCTCTACAGATTTGGCAGACGGCAATTGACGCGAACCCGACACTCAAACGGGCGATCGCCGAGTTACCGGATGTGGTCTTTTCTACCCGCCACCATGAGCCAACGGCTTTAGATCCAGAAGGAATCTTACTTTACTTGCGGACTGCGGAAGGGACTGATGCTCTGGCATGGATCGATAAGCATGGCAACAGCGTTACCCAATCCCAGATGCGAATTTTACGGACAGCGCGATGCAGTATTGATACCCCCGCCCAAGACCGTCATCCCAAACACCACGATTTAGTCCAAAGGGCATCTCGATTAATCACGGAGCAAACGCAAAAAGTGGCTGGCACTTTAGGCAGCAAGCGGGGGGCAAGGGCAAGGGTCTATGAACGATTGATGGGCTATTGCCAAGAGCTTAAAGAAACTACTCCTCTACTGACTCAGGGTGAGGAATGGGAAAAGTTAGAGCAGACAGTGGAACTTATTCATACTTATCCTCTCAAACAGAATGCGATCGCCGCGTTGAACCGAGAGATGAGGGCAGGGATTTCTAATGAGGATTTGGCGCAGAAAGTGACTTACCTCATGGAGCATGACGCGCTCTGTGTGGTGACTGCGGATGGGACGTTTGAGGGAGCGAGGGTGATTTGTTCGCTGGGCTTATTTCAGAGTTAG
- a CDS encoding TrkH family potassium uptake protein — translation MTIARTICLGFLGAILFGAFLLMLPFSVATGTWNDPLVALFTSTSAVCVTGLIVVDTGTAFSNFGQCVILLLIQIGGLGYMTLSTFLMLLIGRRFDLAQKFAIKESFDQPYNQGTRTLIRSIIATTLIGELTGIFLLYIRFGQDFGAKSGLWLSIFHSISAWNNAGFSLFSNSLMGYHNSWIINLVIPALVIFGGIGYEVIIEFYLWLQHRRKRKVRQFSFSLNFTVVTQTTLWLLGLGAIAFLFVEWANISTLAPMDNVTDKVLSAWFQSMTTRTAGFNSIDIGKMTTAGLFVTMGLMFIGASPSGTGGGIKTTTLSILAHCTFSVLRGRNYVTIRRREIPNGTVLKAIAVVFGSATVITIATAVISIDNPDINLIDVLFEVISAFATVGLSTGITASLSTGGKIAIICTMYCGRVGILLLMSALLGDATPQRLNYPEENLLVG, via the coding sequence ATGACGATCGCCAGAACTATTTGCCTAGGATTTTTAGGCGCGATTTTATTCGGAGCCTTTTTATTGATGCTGCCTTTCTCTGTGGCAACGGGAACATGGAATGATCCTTTAGTCGCCCTATTTACCTCTACTTCAGCTGTGTGTGTGACGGGGTTAATCGTGGTGGATACAGGCACAGCTTTTTCCAATTTTGGGCAATGTGTCATTTTGCTCCTGATTCAAATTGGGGGGTTGGGCTACATGACCTTATCTACTTTTTTGATGTTGTTAATTGGTCGCCGTTTTGATTTGGCGCAGAAATTTGCCATTAAAGAATCTTTTGATCAGCCCTACAACCAAGGAACACGCACATTAATTCGCTCGATTATTGCAACGACTCTCATTGGTGAACTCACGGGAATTTTTCTGCTGTATATCCGTTTTGGACAGGACTTTGGCGCAAAATCAGGACTTTGGCTTTCCATTTTTCACAGCATTAGTGCTTGGAATAATGCCGGATTTAGTCTTTTTTCCAATAGCTTAATGGGCTACCACAACTCATGGATTATTAATCTTGTGATTCCAGCCCTCGTGATCTTTGGGGGGATCGGCTATGAGGTGATCATTGAATTTTATTTGTGGTTACAACATCGCCGTAAACGTAAGGTACGGCAGTTTAGTTTTTCCCTTAACTTTACGGTAGTGACCCAAACAACTTTATGGCTATTGGGTTTGGGGGCGATCGCCTTTTTATTTGTGGAATGGGCAAATATCAGCACTTTAGCCCCAATGGATAATGTGACCGATAAAGTACTATCGGCTTGGTTCCAGTCGATGACGACCCGCACAGCCGGTTTTAATAGCATCGATATCGGCAAAATGACCACCGCAGGCCTCTTCGTCACCATGGGTCTCATGTTCATTGGCGCTAGTCCAAGTGGTACGGGCGGTGGCATTAAAACAACGACATTAAGTATCTTGGCACACTGCACCTTTTCTGTTTTGCGCGGCCGAAACTATGTCACGATCCGCCGTCGTGAAATTCCCAACGGTACTGTACTGAAGGCGATCGCCGTCGTGTTTGGTTCCGCAACAGTGATTACCATTGCCACAGCAGTGATTTCCATTGACAACCCCGATATCAACCTCATTGACGTTTTATTCGAAGTAATTTCAGCCTTCGCAACAGTGGGCCTCTCCACAGGCATTACCGCCAGCCTGTCCACAGGGGGCAAAATCGCTATTATTTGCACAATGTACTGCGGACGAGTCGGCATTTTACTGCTAATGTCAGCTTTACTGGGTGACGCGACACCCCAACGTCTAAATTATCCTGAAGAAAATTTGCTTGTGGGATAA
- a CDS encoding dipeptide ABC transporter ATP-binding protein, which yields MNPNDTSLLTVQNLGIAYPPRGGTLQWAVDGVSFAVGQGDRLGLVGESGCGKSTIGRALLQLLPRGSQVRGESTFQEKPILNLTGEALRHYRGEVMGLIFQDPMTRLDPLMTIGNHCLETLRCHSPELNKQEAKQKALETLKAVRIPADRWEQYPHEFSGGMRQRVAIALALLLDPTFIIADEPTTSLDVTVANEILQELTRLCTERNMGLLLISHDLAMVAEYCTEIAVMHQGKIVEMGNVQRIFKTPEHPYTRSLLEAALHLHSDKEFNPDIANKPLLSLKNLEQHYILESNFFQQIITGEKTKVIKAVDGINLDIYEGEILGLVGESGCGKSTLSRTILQLVPPTGGKVIFEGKELNRLSIADMRPQRRHLQMIFQDPHASLNPLMTVGENIGDPLHIHGLAQGEEIEKQVHTMLEKVGLTPTEEYYSRYPRQLSGGQQQRVGIARALITQPRLVICDEPVSMLDASIQAQVLDLMKDLKAEFNLTYLFITHDLWVAKFLCDRIAVMNQGKIVELGNTEELFKNPQHPYTQKLLGAAPLLQNI from the coding sequence ATGAATCCCAACGACACCTCCCTTCTCACAGTTCAAAATCTTGGTATTGCTTACCCGCCAAGGGGAGGCACTTTACAGTGGGCGGTAGATGGTGTGTCTTTTGCGGTGGGTCAGGGCGATCGCCTCGGTTTGGTAGGAGAATCCGGCTGCGGTAAATCCACCATCGGACGAGCTTTATTGCAATTATTACCAAGAGGATCACAGGTTCGTGGTGAATCCACATTTCAAGAAAAACCGATTTTAAATCTGACTGGCGAAGCACTGCGACACTATCGCGGTGAAGTGATGGGCTTGATTTTCCAAGACCCCATGACCCGTCTCGATCCGCTCATGACCATCGGCAACCATTGTCTCGAAACCTTGCGCTGTCATAGCCCCGAACTAAATAAACAAGAAGCAAAACAAAAAGCCCTAGAAACCTTAAAGGCCGTCAGAATCCCCGCAGATCGTTGGGAACAATATCCCCACGAATTTAGCGGTGGTATGCGTCAACGGGTGGCGATCGCCCTAGCCCTACTCCTCGACCCGACATTCATCATTGCCGATGAACCCACAACCAGCCTTGATGTCACCGTCGCCAACGAAATCTTACAAGAGCTGACCCGCCTTTGCACCGAGCGCAATATGGGTTTACTACTAATCTCCCACGACCTCGCCATGGTAGCCGAATACTGCACCGAAATCGCCGTCATGCACCAGGGCAAAATCGTTGAAATGGGTAATGTCCAAAGAATTTTTAAAACGCCAGAGCATCCTTACACTCGCTCCCTCCTAGAAGCCGCCTTACACCTCCACAGCGATAAAGAATTTAATCCAGATATTGCCAATAAACCATTACTTTCCCTCAAAAATTTAGAACAACACTACATCCTAGAAAGTAATTTTTTCCAGCAAATCATTACCGGCGAAAAGACCAAAGTCATTAAAGCAGTAGACGGCATCAACCTCGATATTTACGAAGGAGAAATCCTCGGCCTAGTAGGCGAATCCGGTTGCGGTAAAAGCACCCTCTCCCGCACAATTTTGCAACTTGTCCCCCCCACAGGCGGCAAAGTGATATTTGAAGGCAAAGAGCTAAATCGCCTATCTATCGCTGACATGCGTCCCCAACGCCGCCACCTCCAAATGATCTTTCAAGATCCCCATGCATCACTCAATCCACTCATGACCGTGGGCGAAAATATTGGTGACCCCTTGCATATTCACGGTTTAGCCCAAGGGGAAGAAATCGAAAAACAAGTCCATACCATGCTTGAAAAGGTCGGTCTAACTCCCACAGAGGAATATTATTCCCGCTATCCTCGGCAACTTTCTGGAGGACAACAGCAGCGTGTTGGCATTGCTAGGGCGTTAATTACCCAGCCGCGTCTGGTGATTTGTGATGAGCCTGTCAGTATGCTCGATGCCAGTATCCAAGCCCAAGTTTTGGATCTGATGAAAGATCTAAAAGCCGAATTTAATTTGACTTATTTGTTTATTACCCATGATCTGTGGGTGGCGAAATTTCTGTGCGATCGCATTGCTGTGATGAACCAAGGAAAAATTGTCGAGCTAGGCAATACCGAAGAGCTTTTCAAAAATCCTCAACATCCCTACACCCAAAAACTGCTTGGTGCAGCTCCCCTACTCCAAAACATCTAA
- a CDS encoding glycosyltransferase, whose protein sequence is MRPLYFLVPGVSKKFNSGGLFAELNTYELAAKLQSAQLVTYRESSEEFLFLPDLLEKVEPNSAIFVISWGFDIPKLIKKLRSHHVIYHAHSTGYNFKLPSAIPIWTVSRHSMGYWGEHAPNNPIFYLPNQISPIFENRHLERDIDVLVQNRKTSSYVLEQLIPELEKSCHVKILDHFVPDISELFNRTKIYIYDSAEYWNNNAVSEGFGLPPLEAIACGCQVFSSVNGALADYLDPGFNCQKISTYNLKYDGDRILHAVQNFAVNDAEAFVQQYREQAILPRLEKILPAVNRFFDYKETNPPNITIQRKNKLLIQLKLELRKLLASYRP, encoded by the coding sequence ATGCGTCCTCTCTACTTTCTTGTACCCGGTGTTAGTAAAAAATTTAATAGTGGTGGTTTGTTTGCAGAGCTCAATACCTATGAGCTAGCGGCAAAACTCCAATCAGCCCAGCTCGTGACCTATCGCGAATCGTCTGAGGAGTTTCTGTTTTTACCGGATTTACTGGAAAAGGTGGAGCCAAATTCTGCCATTTTTGTGATCAGCTGGGGCTTCGATATTCCGAAGTTGATCAAAAAACTGCGATCGCACCACGTTATTTACCATGCCCATAGTACGGGTTATAACTTCAAATTACCCAGCGCCATTCCCATCTGGACTGTGAGCCGTCACTCCATGGGCTATTGGGGAGAACATGCGCCTAATAATCCTATTTTCTATTTGCCTAACCAAATTTCGCCCATTTTTGAAAATCGCCATTTAGAGCGGGATATTGATGTGCTGGTACAAAATCGTAAAACCTCCAGTTATGTTCTGGAGCAGCTGATTCCTGAACTTGAAAAGTCTTGCCATGTCAAAATCCTCGATCACTTTGTGCCCGACATTAGTGAATTATTTAACCGTACAAAAATCTATATTTACGACTCTGCTGAATATTGGAATAACAATGCGGTCAGCGAAGGTTTTGGTCTCCCGCCCCTAGAGGCGATCGCCTGCGGTTGCCAAGTCTTTTCCAGTGTGAATGGAGCCTTAGCTGATTACCTTGACCCCGGTTTTAACTGCCAGAAAATTAGTACCTATAACCTCAAATATGACGGCGATCGCATCCTCCATGCCGTACAAAATTTTGCAGTCAACGACGCAGAAGCCTTCGTCCAACAGTACCGAGAGCAAGCTATCCTACCGCGCCTCGAAAAAATCTTACCCGCCGTCAACCGCTTTTTTGATTACAAAGAAACCAACCCCCCCAATATCACTATCCAACGTAAAAACAAGCTCCTCATACAGCTCAAGCTCGAACTCCGCAAACTCCTCGCCTCCTACCGCCCCTAA
- a CDS encoding type II toxin-antitoxin system VapC family toxin, whose translation MKPVLVDSNVLLDLFMRDPQWLSWSSEQLARCADESELVINPIIYAEISVGFETVTELEEAIAPVSFRREALPYGAAFLAGKAFLKYRRSGGKGRSPLPDFYIGAHALTADYRLLSRDNKRY comes from the coding sequence ATGAAGCCTGTTTTGGTGGATAGTAATGTGCTGTTGGATCTGTTTATGCGTGATCCACAATGGTTGTCTTGGTCATCTGAGCAGTTAGCTCGATGTGCGGATGAATCGGAGTTGGTCATTAATCCAATTATTTACGCAGAAATATCTGTTGGTTTTGAGACAGTCACTGAGCTAGAAGAAGCGATCGCCCCCGTGTCTTTTCGGCGGGAAGCCTTGCCCTATGGGGCGGCATTTTTAGCAGGGAAAGCTTTTCTGAAATATCGCCGCAGTGGGGGCAAAGGGCGATCGCCGCTGCCAGATTTTTATATTGGGGCGCACGCCTTGACCGCAGATTATCGTTTGTTGAGCCGTGATAATAAGCGTTACTAA
- a CDS encoding M15 family metallopeptidase, which produces MKPYQSIPIVESEEPLAPIPTDLFQLMQPHPYMVLGACYGERSPYFLREMVLRRLIAAQVCLQEKSADLSLQIFDAYRPIAVQEFMVNHTFAELKGDRPLDALGEKAVWEQVYQFWALPSENPATPPPHSTGAAVDLTLVATESGTALAMGGEIDEIGDRSYPDFYADSPNPMEHQYHLNRLLLREVMTKAGFVQHPNEWWHFSYGDQMWAWQKQKAIAHYGKI; this is translated from the coding sequence ATGAAACCCTATCAATCTATCCCCATTGTCGAATCGGAAGAACCTTTAGCGCCTATTCCTACAGATCTGTTTCAGTTAATGCAACCCCATCCTTATATGGTTTTGGGGGCTTGCTATGGTGAGCGATCGCCGTATTTTTTGCGGGAAATGGTCTTGCGGCGTTTAATTGCGGCACAGGTTTGTTTACAGGAAAAGAGCGCTGATCTTAGCCTGCAAATTTTTGATGCCTATCGCCCCATTGCGGTGCAGGAGTTTATGGTAAATCATACCTTTGCTGAACTAAAAGGCGATCGCCCCTTAGATGCGTTAGGGGAAAAAGCGGTATGGGAACAGGTCTATCAATTTTGGGCTTTGCCCAGTGAGAATCCTGCTACGCCTCCCCCCCACAGTACGGGTGCAGCCGTGGATCTGACCCTCGTAGCGACCGAATCTGGGACGGCCTTAGCCATGGGCGGTGAAATTGACGAAATCGGCGATCGCTCCTACCCCGACTTTTATGCCGATTCTCCCAACCCGATGGAACATCAATATCATCTCAATCGTTTATTGCTGCGCGAGGTGATGACAAAAGCAGGTTTCGTGCAACATCCTAACGAATGGTGGCACTTTTCCTACGGTGATCAGATGTGGGCTTGGCAAAAGCAAAAGGCGATCGCCCACTACGGTAAAATCTAG
- a CDS encoding DUF6208 family protein, producing MSLKTWLEVPLAILSFGFYKVSKFTIGKLYTLYLSRNTEQSKTWRIISENLLKKPLSLSVLMTKAPRWNTHAMIGTLGPISVESELIINLDTIRSSTESWVGCIYDFPSYKTVTNFESLTDDPGQSTLKIKLPKGKYTVGLRYYHAKENIIYPVVTTDADIHVPPLKIESDNNDFYKTLASKKNWYFSWLHYYVFTILQLRHLLPESFVKYEFLPVGATDTQFFFGALKPDENLQIDIAEFCRSNYRYYLTFYNRASFPLCSQKLEGNTVISALGEEVYYLIRMRPNSLDAKEKMPTITGHEKQLEMCEKQLVIKSF from the coding sequence ATGTCTCTAAAAACGTGGTTAGAAGTTCCCCTTGCGATCCTGTCTTTTGGCTTTTATAAAGTCAGTAAATTTACCATCGGCAAGCTCTATACCCTTTACCTTAGTCGTAATACTGAACAAAGTAAAACTTGGCGAATTATTTCCGAAAACCTCCTTAAAAAGCCACTAAGTTTGTCCGTTTTAATGACAAAAGCTCCCCGCTGGAATACCCATGCCATGATCGGCACATTAGGACCCATTTCAGTAGAGTCAGAACTGATCATTAATTTAGACACAATTCGCAGCTCTACAGAATCTTGGGTGGGTTGTATCTATGATTTCCCCTCCTATAAAACTGTCACTAACTTTGAAAGTTTAACGGATGATCCGGGACAATCTACACTAAAAATAAAGTTGCCCAAAGGTAAATATACAGTAGGTTTACGCTACTATCATGCCAAAGAAAATATTATTTATCCAGTGGTCACTACCGATGCCGATATTCACGTGCCACCCCTTAAAATAGAGTCTGATAATAATGATTTCTACAAAACTTTAGCGAGTAAAAAGAACTGGTATTTTTCTTGGCTGCACTATTATGTATTTACAATTTTGCAGCTGCGCCATTTATTGCCTGAAAGTTTTGTGAAATACGAGTTTTTGCCTGTGGGTGCGACAGATACTCAGTTTTTCTTTGGGGCATTAAAACCAGATGAAAACCTACAGATTGATATTGCAGAATTTTGCCGGTCTAACTATCGTTATTATTTGACTTTTTATAACCGTGCAAGCTTCCCACTTTGTTCGCAAAAACTAGAAGGAAATACAGTGATTTCTGCTTTAGGTGAAGAGGTTTATTATCTAATTCGGATGCGCCCTAATTCCCTCGATGCAAAGGAGAAAATGCCGACCATTACTGGCCATGAAAAACAATTAGAGATGTGTGAAAAACAGCTTGTTATTAAGTCGTTTTAA